In Microcoleus sp. AS-A8, one DNA window encodes the following:
- a CDS encoding PspA/IM30 family protein, whose protein sequence is MGLIDRILRVIRANLNNLIGQAEDPEKVLEQAVEEMQQDLIQLRQAVAQAIATQKRTERQAAQAETTAQEWYNRAQLALSNGDDNLAREALTRRKSYQETAKAMRTQLTQQSTVVSKLKENMRALESKISEAKTKKDLYIARARSAQASQKINEMLGNMGTGTALSAFERMEEKVMQLEAQSEAIAELGSSDLEKRFASLEGGNEVNSELAAMKANLMTGTESAKLPSAQTSSAQNPEIEAELKKLRSEIEGS, encoded by the coding sequence ATGGGATTGATTGATCGCATCCTGCGCGTAATTCGCGCCAACCTCAACAACCTGATCGGGCAAGCCGAAGACCCAGAAAAAGTGCTCGAACAAGCTGTTGAGGAGATGCAGCAGGATTTGATTCAGCTACGACAAGCTGTAGCGCAGGCGATCGCTACCCAAAAACGTACCGAGCGACAAGCCGCTCAGGCTGAAACCACTGCCCAAGAGTGGTATAACCGCGCCCAATTGGCTCTGTCAAACGGGGATGACAACCTGGCACGGGAAGCTCTAACCCGGCGGAAATCCTATCAGGAGACGGCTAAAGCCATGCGAACCCAGCTGACACAGCAAAGTACTGTGGTCAGCAAGCTCAAAGAAAATATGCGGGCGCTAGAGAGTAAAATCTCAGAAGCGAAAACGAAAAAAGACTTGTATATCGCTAGAGCCCGCTCCGCTCAGGCGTCCCAGAAAATTAACGAGATGCTGGGCAATATGGGGACGGGCACGGCGCTCAGTGCCTTTGAGCGAATGGAAGAAAAAGTCATGCAGCTCGAAGCCCAGTCCGAAGCCATAGCCGAATTGGGAAGCAGCGATTTGGAAAAGAGATTTGCCTCTCTAGAAGGGGGCAATGAGGTGAATAGCGAGTTGGCGGCGATGAAAGCCAACTTGATGACTGGCACCGAATCGGCCAAATTACCGTCTGCTCAGACATCATCTGCCCAAAATCCAGAAATTGAAGCCGAGCTGAAAAAACTACGCTCTGAAATAGAAGGTTCTTGA
- a CDS encoding PspA/IM30 family protein, with translation MGLFDRLSRVVRANLNDMVSKAEDPEKILEQAIIDMQEDLIQLRQAVARAIATQKRTEQQYNKNQSEANNWQNRAQLALSKGDETLAREALLRKKAVAEAAATQKTMLDQQTTQVDSLKKNLIALESKISEAKTKKDMLKSRAAAAKANEQLQGTIGRLGTGSAMAAFERMEDKVLELEARSQAGNELAGNNLEAQFALLEGGSDVDDELAQMKAQLTGGSVSQQALPASQEKASPSSNAAVDAELEALRKQIDNL, from the coding sequence ATGGGATTATTTGACCGCCTTAGCAGAGTCGTCAGAGCAAATCTGAACGATATGGTGAGCAAGGCTGAAGATCCAGAAAAGATTCTGGAGCAAGCCATTATTGATATGCAAGAAGACCTGATCCAACTGCGCCAAGCAGTGGCTAGGGCTATTGCCACTCAAAAACGCACGGAGCAACAATACAACAAAAACCAATCCGAAGCCAACAACTGGCAGAACCGTGCCCAACTCGCGCTCAGCAAAGGGGATGAGACCCTAGCGCGGGAGGCACTTCTGCGCAAGAAGGCTGTTGCCGAAGCGGCAGCTACTCAGAAAACCATGCTGGATCAGCAGACTACTCAAGTAGACAGCCTCAAAAAGAACCTGATTGCTTTGGAAAGTAAGATCTCCGAAGCTAAGACCAAGAAGGATATGCTCAAGTCTCGTGCAGCCGCGGCTAAAGCCAACGAGCAGTTGCAAGGTACAATTGGTCGCTTGGGTACCGGCTCGGCAATGGCTGCTTTTGAGCGCATGGAAGACAAAGTTTTGGAGCTGGAGGCTCGTTCTCAGGCTGGCAATGAACTGGCAGGTAATAACTTAGAAGCTCAATTTGCCCTGCTCGAAGGCGGCAGCGACGTTGATGATGAGTTGGCGCAGATGAAAGCACAGTTGACTGGGGGTTCTGTATCACAGCAAGCGCTACCAGCCTCTCAGGAAAAAGCCTCTCCCTCGTCTAATGCAGCCGTTGATGCTGAATTGGAAGCCCTGCGAAAGCAAATCGACAATTTATAA